The sequence TTTGTTTAAACCAACATgggaaatattttaaatattcatGTCATGTGTAGAATGCATATAAAATAATGTTTAATGATATAACTAAAGACAAAAAAAACCAAGTAATAATCTGAGTTTGAGCCTCTGCAGTCTTTGCTTACTAATCCTGTAAATTAATGGCTGCTGACACTCGTCACTTTAAGAGACCTTTGAATGCTCAGTTCCCATAAACATGAGCTCATGTCCATTTATCCCTGATataaaagaggagcagaggaaaaGAATTATATTACTTAACATTTAGGTTCTTGTGttcagtgtccttcctcctgtctgCGGTAGTGGAAACATCATGGGCTACAGAATTTTCCAACCTTTCGTAGGGGCCAGGAATGATGGAGAGTATGTAAGTTATCCTAAGTACAGAACTCACCTTTCTTTAGATGGTGGCCAGAATATCAACAAACCTCAGCAAAGGGTCCTTCGAAATGAACCCCACTACAGAGTGCACCATGAAAAAGGAGCATTCATGAACACTCATTCATCTTCTGGTTATGGACGTACAATGGGAACTAATTATGCAGTATATAGGAGTCACATGAGTAATTTTGGTGAATTTAATGACTCCAAGAAAACTGATCTACTTCATTTCAATGAAAAGCAGACTATGCAGTCACTCAATGGCCGCCTGGCATCTTATCTTGGAAATGTGAAGTcactggaggaggagaatgtgtgGTTGGAGAAGAAGATCTGTGACTGGTATGAAAACAATCAAGGTTTTGTATTTCCCGATTGCAGTCAGTACTTCAATATAATTATGGATCTACAGGGACAGGTATGTATagtttgtatatattttactaGGAAATATAGAAGAACATTATATTTTGAATAACTGAGTATCTTGCAGGTATTTTCGGTCAATGCACACAATGCCAATCTTACCCAAGAGATAGAAGATGGTCAAATGACTACTGAGGGCTATAGAAAAAAGTAAGTGTAAGAGGTTTTTTTGAAAAAGGGTATAATAAAATCACATCAATATATGCTTACTAGTATGGGTCATCTAATATAGGAACATAATCAGATTGACAATGGGTTTACCAAAGAAACGGAAGTAGGAAAGGTCTATCAGAATACCAATGGATCCACAGATGGACCTTAATAGTTCAGTAGAAGCAAAGGACGACAACCCCAGATCTAGAGGCACTAGGCTTTATTCTTAGCATTGAGTTTTACAGTAATTACCTATCAATGATGGAAACAGGAATATTTCCAACATAAACCCTATGTGGCTTTCGACAGATTTGCTTAGACATAACATTGTCTTTTTGGGAAGCAATTTGAGTATCTTCTCACCTGAGACTATCATTAGATGGTTTCTTGTAGACATAATTCTTTGGAATTCACACTAATTGTTCATCTCCTTTGAAGCTATGAAATGGAGCTGGTCATGAGGACTAAAGCTGAAGAGGAGTTATGCCATTACTACGGATTACTGGAAAATATACAAGCTGAGAGCCAGGCTCTGGATTTACACACTCAGTACCTAGAGGAAGAAATTCTTCACGTGAAGAAAACAAGCCAAGAGGTAAGAAGAGAAAAATCTCACTGTGGTCATGATTATGAACACTAGTATAAAATCaaccaatgataaaaaaaattactattgtAAAgtgattattatattttgaatttttttttacttcccctTATGAGGACTAAATTCTAAAGTTTTACTACCATAACTACAGTTTGTATTTTCAACATGAATTTATTTAGAAACCCCAACTTGTGAATAGACTGAAGGCATTTTACCTAAGTGACCACATGGTATTAACCCTTAAACCCAGGGATCTGGACTAAAATACAACAAGATCACCAGGCCATTACCTCTCTGAGATGTCCCTGGTAGGTGGCAGCTGATCCATACAGGCCCAGAGAAGCCAGTGCAAAGCACCAGGGTCAGTCAAAAAGTTGTTTGTCCACCAACCAGTTTAAGGATAGTCAGAGTTCAGTTAAGGTCAAGAGTCAGGAAAGTTTAGGGTTGTCAGGCCACCCCAGCAGGTCAACTAGTCAGTGACAAAATGTAGAAATAAGGTCAAGGAATGAACCATGGTCACAAATAAAGGAGGCTGAGTCCAGGATTCCTTTACATAAAACTAGTATAAAAATCAGAAGGCCGGTAGCCACGGTAGTGGGTGCCCTTAAAACAGGAAGAGTGGGGATGCACATGCTTAGAGAAAAGCAGCACAAAAAAGTAAACCGATGGCCATGACTGCAGAAGGAGAAAGAGGCAGGGGATTACAGGACCTTACAATAAGGTGCTCCATTATTATACCACATGTAGTttcagtcatgtgaccctggtATGGAATCAGCTGAAATTATAttagagggtcatttatctttagctgGACATTTGTACTTGTCTGTTTTTGTTTTGTCCGGGGTTTTGGACTTGgcaaattcttctgcaaccccTTCTATACTTTTACCTACTCCTGCTTGGGAGTTGAGTCTATTTGCGTCAAGGTTGTGACTTTTAATGCGATTTGTTCCAAAATTATGATGCTGTATTGAATTTTCGAAGGTGAGTTTGATGGACCGCTAGTccaagttatttattttttagatttttagtccataaataaataaaatatttaatgaaATATAAATGGAATAACCTACATCACTGTGATTCACACATGTTTACCTTGGCTATAAAAACCTGTGAAATATGATCTATAATGTATTCTCTTCTTCTTTGGTGATGTTACAGGAAATAACATGTCTTCAAGCTCAGTTGGGGACCAGAGTTGATGTGGAAGTAGAGCCAGCTCCCTCCATAGATCTAAATGCTGCCTTGTCTGAAATCCGAAATGAATATGAAACTCTTATGAAGAGAAACCTCGATGATGTTGAGAATTTTTTCCATGAAATGGTAAGCAAATCATCACAAACGTAACTTAGCCGCTtcttatataaaatatgtattacAGAGCTCTCTACCTACTGTGTCTCCTATACTTACCATATATCCTTCTATGTGGCAGTGATTACCTCTATACCACCTGACAAatataccaccaaaatccatatcCATATATTACATCTACGAGTCATACATAggatcctatctgtaggcagcatgttatagaacaggaagagCAGAGCACATCATATTTCGTGTCAGACAGAGTGTTGTGGAGAAAGAGTAGGTGACTAGATGACATACATGTAGGTTcacctgtattttatacatttacatattAGCTCTTTCTGTGACCGGATTTTAAGGTGTTGTCCTATCAGCGTTTGGCAGCTACCTCTGTATCTGTGTAAGTTTAatacataacatgctgcctgcagatacggcAATATgcacttctcagctcctcctgctatataacatcctgcctgtagTTTAGACTGTAGTTtcttggtaacaggttccctcaTGATGGGCTATCAACATTTAAACTGCCTAATCCTTTCGGTCTTGTCCGATTGCCAATGCTTGAGATTTTTTATGGTCTAAATTCATTACACAAAGCATAAAATGTGTACAATTTTGTTTTCTACTTTAGATTTCTGAACTGTCCCTAGAAGTATCTTCTGGAATTGAACAAATCCAAGTATCCAGTAATGAAGTGACAGGACTAAAGCTTTGTGTGCACACACTAGAGACTGAACTAAGGAAACAGCTGAGCATGGTGAGTGATAAGTTGTTCTATGGCAGGGATTTAGCAGTTGTcactgggggcatttatcatgcttTGTACACCAGATGCTCAAAAGGCATGAAAAAGTCTGAATTCCTGGCCCAATTTTACCCCCTATGCCACTCTCAGGCCATGTGGTCCTGCTGAGATGAGGATTGGGCCCTTACTATAACCAGGTGTAGCATATAGTGGAATTCTATGATTCTGaattctatgggggacatgtataagGGCTGCTGTGCCAATGCCTTGCGAACCCCCAGACATTACGATTATTATCCTCTTTAGGACAGCTCCATGTCAAGGAgtcatggaggggtgtgaagggggcacaGCTGGCAGCAGAGTGGCCTGGCATTGGGCGTACCTCCTGCCCCGCGTCTGTGCACTACCTACAGCATGCAAACGTTCTTTGATGTGCAAAACTATGCCAACTAGCAGCTGGGGTAGTTTTGGCCTCCAATGCAGCAACCAGCCGAATACATCAGGAGACCTATGATTGTATACAGGATATATTAAGAGGCCAGAGACTCCTAAGGGGGTTATATCAAGACTTGTGCACAATGGACCGTCTCTCAATAAAGTTACTATTTTTGCCAACCCTTATATTTCTTCTGTAGTAAATGTGTTCACCAGAACCTACATAATATTCAACTACTTTGATTTATTCTTTTTATAAGATAACAGCCCATGAATCTACACTGGCAGAGATGCATGAACATTATGGCTCCTACCTCAGTCATTTCCAGGGCCTGATCCATATCAATGAATCTCATGTGGCTGAGATCCAGTCTACGCTGAAACAACTGACCTATGAGTATGACATCCACATGGACCTGAAAACCTCACTGGAGAAGGAAATAGAAGCATACAAATACCTCCTGGATGGACATGATACCTTGTATGTATTATGAGCACTAGACTTTTATAATAGAATCGCAAATTATGGGAGATTTATTGTCTGGTTTCTTCTACtactttttgagaatttttttcgtctcagttgagacttttttttccCAATGTAGACATAAAAGTCTCAACAAGTAGTATAGGTACCAGACAATgtagtgataaatcccccctatgtTTCAGTTAGTGGAACAAAAAGTTATTGGGGTTGATTTATTTGTAACGTTAGTCAGTGCAGAGTTAGATTAGACAGCCTTATGCTGCACAAGgttcatataagtgtctggtgctggatgataaatctggcatagtaTAATACTGTCTAGTTGTATTTTGCACCTCTTGTTAGCTGGCTTAGTTGACACTGGGAGACAATTCTGGCACGGTAGCATTATTATTGGTGCACAGTCTATTTGGTGATAAGCTATGCTACATTTCATAGACCACAGCCCTTTTGTCATACTATTCGTAAAAGTGTCTGAAAGTTGACTAGACCCTTGATAACCCTTGAACACAGTTTTTTGATGCACATTACGGCTGAATTGTGTCATAAACTGATGGTTAAATCTGTCCTATTATGTTATTTTAGGTGCCCTCTTAACTCAGCCTTGGCTCAAGGTGTTATGTAGTATTTGATACCCCTAGTCATGTTAGGTCTTCCACCACTGGATTTTtccctatggataggtcattgaTAAGTGAATGAGTAGTGCAAAACATGGCCTCTCACCAATCAGCATTCTCACACTATGGCTCAAACAGAAACAACTGATGGGCAGGGATTCTAGGTTAGATGGGGGTACATGCTTCCCATGCCCCCACATTTACTTTCTCATTTGTATATGGGGTCCCCTATGGGAGTTTATATGATGCAGTAATGTTAGATTTAGATTCAGCCCCTTCATTTATGTTCTtttcttcacagagctcacacacGTTATTTCAGAGATGTCAGCAGCGGTAAGTGGAGTCATTTCCAACAACCATATGAAAATGATTGTTCAACTTGTAACAAAGGATTGATCCTATTTGACTACGCACAAGTTGCCACTGGTAGATGCTTTGAAACAGAACAACTTATATTTTACATAAGGGTCATATCTAGATGTAACCTCTCTCGATATAATTCCACAAGT comes from Engystomops pustulosus chromosome 6, aEngPut4.maternal, whole genome shotgun sequence and encodes:
- the LOC140064460 gene encoding keratin, type I cytoskeletal 19-like isoform X2, which encodes MGYRIFQPFVGARNDGEYVSYPKYRTHLSLDGGQNINKPQQRVLRNEPHYRVHHEKGAFMNTHSSSGYGRTMGTNYAVYRSHMSNFGEFNDSKKTDLLHFNEKQTMQSLNGRLASYLGNVKSLEEENVWLEKKICDWYENNQGFVFPDCSQYFNIIMDLQGQVFSVNAHNANLTQEIEDGQMTTEGYRKNYEMELVMRTKAEEELCHYYGLLENIQAESQALDLHTQYLEEEILHVKKTSQEEITCLQAQLGTRVDVEVEPAPSIDLNAALSEIRNEYETLMKRNLDDVENFFHEMISELSLEVSSGIEQIQVSSNEVTGLKLCVHTLETELRKQLSMITAHESTLAEMHEHYGSYLSHFQGLIHINESHVAEIQSTLKQLTYEYDIHMDLKTSLEKEIEAYKYLLDGHDTLAHTRYFRDVSSGIHLGK
- the LOC140064460 gene encoding keratin, type I cytoskeletal 19-like isoform X1, with product MGYRIFQPFVGARNDGEYVSYPKYRTHLSLDGGQNINKPQQRVLRNEPHYRVHHEKGAFMNTHSSSGYGRTMGTNYAVYRSHMSNFGEFNDSKKTDLLHFNEKQTMQSLNGRLASYLGNVKSLEEENVWLEKKICDWYENNQGFVFPDCSQYFNIIMDLQGQVFSVNAHNANLTQEIEDGQMTTEGYRKNYEMELVMRTKAEEELCHYYGLLENIQAESQALDLHTQYLEEEILHVKKTSQEEITCLQAQLGTRVDVEVEPAPSIDLNAALSEIRNEYETLMKRNLDDVENFFHEMISELSLEVSSGIEQIQVSSNEVTGLKLCVHTLETELRKQLSMITAHESTLAEMHEHYGSYLSHFQGLIHINESHVAEIQSTLKQLTYEYDIHMDLKTSLEKEIEAYKYLLDGHDTLAHTRYFRDVSSGLLSSRNPSWEMTEVTGQFCSEGDEDTSEQI